The following proteins are co-located in the Paenibacillus sp. FSL H8-0079 genome:
- a CDS encoding response regulator, translated as MKAILVDDEPLALNHLAEELERISDLDIIGKYRSPRQALEHIVQVRPNVVFLDIEMPEMSGIELAERILQQLPATKIVFVTVYDEYAVKAFELNSLDYLLKPLQTERLEKTIHRLLLTSDPTERFPDSQVMLHCLGPLQFEKAGSPPITIRWKTFKAQELFSFLLQYRDKPVRKQVLLEQLWPEIEWKRGVTQLYTAIYQIRKQLQSEQVNIQIFNLDEGYMLQLNGASLDMDTWEKRVAEAPAVTALTMDLHLQISSLYKGPYLGETTYLWAEMERRRLRNLWLRHEKQIADYYIAARQDEDAVAHYLKIQRMLPDEENIYVVLMNLYHRLGDRRSVEVQYSLLCRMLSQEMDMLPHPAVQEWFESWKSNRST; from the coding sequence ATGAAAGCGATACTGGTGGATGATGAACCGCTCGCGTTGAATCATCTTGCGGAGGAACTGGAGCGCATTAGCGATCTGGACATTATCGGGAAATACCGCAGTCCCAGACAGGCTCTCGAGCATATCGTACAGGTTCGACCGAATGTCGTTTTTCTGGATATTGAGATGCCTGAAATGAGCGGGATTGAACTGGCTGAGCGTATTCTGCAACAACTTCCAGCGACCAAAATTGTGTTTGTCACGGTATATGATGAATATGCAGTCAAGGCGTTTGAACTCAATTCACTGGATTATCTGCTGAAACCATTGCAGACAGAGCGGCTGGAGAAGACGATTCATCGATTGTTGCTAACGTCTGATCCTACCGAACGATTCCCGGATTCGCAGGTTATGCTTCATTGCCTTGGTCCACTGCAGTTTGAAAAGGCGGGGAGCCCGCCCATCACCATAAGATGGAAGACATTCAAAGCCCAGGAACTCTTCTCGTTCCTGCTGCAATATCGAGATAAACCTGTTCGCAAGCAGGTGCTGCTTGAACAGTTGTGGCCTGAGATTGAATGGAAACGCGGAGTAACCCAGCTCTACACAGCCATCTATCAGATTCGCAAACAACTACAGTCGGAGCAGGTTAATATCCAGATTTTCAACCTCGATGAAGGATATATGCTGCAATTGAACGGGGCATCCCTGGATATGGACACGTGGGAGAAAAGGGTAGCAGAAGCGCCTGCCGTTACAGCGTTAACGATGGATCTTCATTTACAGATTTCGTCTCTCTACAAAGGTCCATATCTGGGGGAAACAACGTATTTGTGGGCCGAAATGGAGCGACGCCGACTGCGCAATCTCTGGCTTCGCCATGAGAAGCAAATCGCTGATTATTATATCGCTGCCCGTCAGGATGAAGATGCTGTTGCACATTATCTCAAAATACAGCGCATGTTGCCTGATGAGGAAAATATATATGTGGTTCTGATGAACCTGTATCATCGACTCGGTGATCGACGTTCGGTCGAGGTACAGTATAGCCTGTTATGCCGTATGTTGAGTCAGGAAATGGACATGCTGCCTCATCCAGCTGTTCAGGAATGGTTCGAAAGCTGGAAATCCAATCGTTCAACCTAA
- a CDS encoding NAD(P)/FAD-dependent oxidoreductase, producing the protein MNHPYEKLFTPFRIGTMEVKNRIVMSPMGTNSASPDGRLSLEEIDYYEERAKGGAGMIILGAQFLTEDLAQGVLEGIVEKDYVIPLLTDLVDAVQHYGTKIIAQLSCGTGRNALPDRSGKAPVSASAIPAIYNPEILCHPLTVEEIQTIMEQFADSAARLKRAGFDGIEIHAHAGYLIDQFMSPIWNKREDEYGGTTEKRMRFAVEIVQAIRQAVGPDMPILFRMALDHRFEGGRTVEDSLEMLQILERAGVDAVDIDAGSYERIDYIFPPAYLGDACMDYMCEPARQVVNIPILNSGSHTPESAVRLIESGNADFVMFGRALIADAELPNKLRDNVREDIRPCIRCNEECIGRIIERNTKISCAVNIQAANEKRFAIHKAETAKKVVVVGGGPSGLEAARVAALKGHEVTLYEKEATVGGQVTSAATPEFKGQLRALIGWYERQLTQLHVKVKLNHEIKPDDPALEAADHIFIGAGAVPLVPPIPGIDNDNVVGAIDAHLQKELVRGEHIVITGGGLTGCDLGLELAMEGKKVTIIEMRPEAGQDVMYINRAALMPMLDRYGVTILGGHKVLSFEANGLHAEKADGSKVFIEADTIINAFGMRKNTTIAELIRAKFGTKTSLMGDCVKIGKVGTAVRSGFYAASAI; encoded by the coding sequence ATGAATCATCCCTATGAAAAGCTATTCACCCCATTCCGCATCGGAACGATGGAAGTGAAGAATCGAATTGTCATGTCTCCTATGGGAACCAATTCAGCGAGTCCTGATGGGCGCCTCTCTCTGGAAGAGATCGACTATTATGAGGAACGCGCCAAAGGCGGCGCGGGTATGATCATCCTTGGGGCCCAATTTTTGACGGAAGATCTAGCCCAGGGCGTATTGGAAGGCATTGTGGAGAAGGATTATGTCATTCCATTGCTCACGGATCTGGTCGATGCAGTACAACATTACGGCACCAAAATTATCGCTCAGCTCAGCTGCGGCACTGGACGTAATGCGCTACCCGATCGTTCGGGGAAAGCTCCGGTATCGGCTTCAGCCATCCCTGCCATCTATAATCCGGAAATTCTGTGCCATCCACTTACGGTGGAAGAAATACAGACAATTATGGAGCAATTCGCCGATTCGGCAGCCAGATTGAAAAGGGCGGGCTTTGATGGGATCGAAATTCATGCCCACGCCGGTTATTTGATCGATCAGTTTATGTCACCGATCTGGAACAAACGTGAAGATGAATATGGCGGCACGACAGAGAAACGCATGCGATTCGCCGTTGAGATCGTACAGGCGATCCGCCAAGCTGTGGGTCCAGACATGCCCATTTTGTTCCGGATGGCACTGGATCATCGCTTTGAAGGCGGACGTACGGTAGAGGACAGTCTGGAGATGTTGCAGATTCTCGAACGTGCTGGCGTAGATGCCGTTGATATAGATGCAGGTTCCTACGAAAGAATTGATTACATTTTCCCGCCAGCTTACTTGGGTGATGCTTGTATGGATTATATGTGTGAACCTGCTCGTCAGGTTGTGAACATTCCCATCTTGAACTCGGGGAGCCATACACCGGAGAGTGCTGTCCGCTTAATCGAATCCGGGAATGCTGACTTCGTCATGTTTGGTCGCGCATTGATTGCCGATGCCGAGCTTCCAAACAAACTGCGGGATAATGTGCGGGAGGATATTCGTCCTTGTATTCGTTGTAACGAGGAATGCATCGGTCGGATTATCGAACGGAATACCAAAATCAGCTGTGCAGTTAACATTCAGGCAGCGAACGAGAAACGTTTTGCGATTCACAAGGCGGAGACTGCCAAGAAGGTCGTTGTTGTAGGCGGTGGACCATCCGGTCTGGAAGCAGCACGTGTAGCAGCACTCAAAGGCCATGAGGTTACACTGTATGAAAAAGAAGCCACTGTCGGTGGACAGGTCACCAGTGCAGCAACCCCGGAATTCAAAGGTCAGTTGCGCGCCCTGATTGGCTGGTATGAGCGGCAATTAACCCAGCTACACGTGAAGGTGAAGTTAAATCATGAGATCAAGCCGGATGATCCGGCACTTGAAGCAGCTGATCATATTTTCATCGGTGCAGGAGCAGTACCTCTTGTGCCTCCAATCCCTGGAATCGATAACGATAATGTCGTGGGAGCCATTGATGCCCATTTACAAAAAGAACTTGTGCGCGGCGAACATATTGTCATTACTGGTGGGGGTTTAACAGGTTGCGATCTGGGACTTGAGCTGGCTATGGAAGGCAAAAAAGTCACCATCATCGAGATGCGCCCGGAAGCGGGGCAAGATGTGATGTACATTAACCGTGCAGCACTGATGCCTATGCTCGATCGCTACGGAGTGACCATTCTCGGTGGACACAAGGTCCTCTCCTTTGAGGCTAATGGGTTACATGCAGAGAAAGCTGATGGTTCCAAAGTGTTCATTGAAGCAGATACGATCATTAACGCCTTTGGGATGAGAAAGAATACAACGATCGCTGAGCTGATCCGAGCCAAGTTCGGAACCAAGACCAGCCTCATGGGCGATTGTGTGAAGATTGGCAAAGTAGGTACTGCTGTTCGTTCTGGTTTTTACGCTGCGAGTGCCATATAG
- a CDS encoding TetR/AcrR family transcriptional regulator, whose protein sequence is MRKQGAIGKESRLRLLEAAAEEFALSGFYQTKISSIVARAGLTQPAFYLYFESKEAAFAELVADFRNGLSQAVRDSHIGPGKNRNDLKEAVVASLEQIYRFLGRNPALTRIGLYLSPESVGIKAEIAGLMEQNLIEEQQAGYYRQDLDAIFFAECLLAIIERLTLIKLLPGRETPSQLARQTQDLFFYGILDMQQRS, encoded by the coding sequence GTGAGGAAACAAGGCGCTATTGGCAAAGAGAGCAGGCTTCGTCTCTTGGAAGCAGCAGCAGAGGAGTTTGCATTGAGTGGGTTCTATCAGACAAAAATAAGTTCAATTGTTGCTCGGGCTGGGTTAACACAACCTGCATTCTATCTGTACTTTGAGAGCAAAGAAGCTGCTTTTGCAGAGCTGGTGGCAGATTTTCGTAATGGCCTCAGTCAGGCAGTGCGAGATAGTCATATCGGGCCGGGAAAGAATAGAAATGACCTCAAGGAAGCGGTCGTGGCCTCGTTGGAGCAGATCTACCGATTCCTAGGACGGAATCCCGCATTGACCCGAATTGGATTGTATCTGTCCCCGGAGTCCGTGGGCATCAAGGCTGAGATTGCCGGGCTCATGGAACAAAATCTGATTGAAGAACAGCAAGCCGGATATTATCGGCAGGATCTCGATGCGATTTTCTTCGCGGAATGTTTACTTGCTATCATTGAACGCTTAACCCTGATTAAGCTGTTGCCTGGTCGCGAAACGCCTTCGCAGTTGGCACGGCAGACGCAGGATCTCTTTTTCTACGGCATATTGGACATGCAGCAGCGAAGCTAA
- a CDS encoding ATP-binding protein — translation MSRTRFITFIIGVVALFIALNVLSFLEDEHAPKAHEGVLDLRQVGGLKEGDIALNGEWLFYPGQLLDGTEKTSVHEYIATVPGNWRSAIEPYLHKGAFGYGTYRLKILLDAEGESAQQIALRVPLIRTAHTLFVNGVQIGSNGVVSTSAGQYSPQVEPYISHTEISGSEVNIDVQVANYDFANSGGMIEPIQIGSMDAIYQSQQRNVAFEFGILVVFGFLSMIFGFMHYQSPRSGWIYMSLFFISMMVTSSYQGTRLLFWLWPDLTYATGFIVYFLSIVGLTFWMFMFVACQLETVIRRWVRYAVYIFNAAFIILLLILPIDMVSHLVVVLVIQNVAVYSYSLVILLRSFRGGDPVAGHRFLAFFMFAAHSWSNVLLQLGLTHMGDWYFIQVFLFSGLFILMFVQQFVLTYRRLKRLSLEMKRVERFKNEFMANISDQMKTPLQALISIADARLQSDHHLTADQRQDLQLLTSMGWMMRSMVDDILDFSQIREQQIYLTIRSVDFYALVDEVVERVRYMVYDHSIVITSHVDKTLPRVAADEQRLHQILAGVLQHSLKVTVTGTIQVEASVVNGMVEVRVHMQGGAISLEQIVLTRALFESRLDQDHAHMHHNPDAPGLYLVKALTELHHGKVYVPDSESGVMDIILTLPLSADSSRDETQALLSSMVEQKAAVQLVDNRILNMSLNRSNRFISSVYHIMIIDDDALNLNLLLPILNLDDYRVTVVRNPEEIMQGMHPLDEMDLIIVNRTLSGISGTVICGKIREQFTMFELPILLLISAWQGDRALEAGLAGANDFLRKPVEGSELRVRVRTLLQMKRSVAERIRMELAFLQAQIKPHFLFNTLNSIAALSKSKPAQMNELLNELGNYLRESFRFDNTNPLTPFNRELKLVQSYLHIEKVRFDDWLDFKIEVLTSTNFRVPPLTIQPLVENAVRHGIMRRAEGGRILIRVTRDEQFILITVKDDGVGMPTETLERIMEGPTVEGGIGIRNIERRLKQLFGWGLLIHSSLEQGTEIQVRLPIEKVGFHESDTGG, via the coding sequence TTGAGTCGCACACGTTTTATTACATTTATTATAGGTGTCGTTGCCTTGTTTATCGCACTGAATGTGCTCTCTTTTCTGGAGGATGAGCATGCTCCGAAGGCGCATGAAGGGGTACTGGATCTGCGTCAGGTCGGAGGTTTGAAAGAGGGCGATATCGCCCTAAATGGAGAGTGGCTGTTTTATCCGGGGCAGTTACTGGATGGAACAGAGAAGACGAGCGTTCATGAATATATCGCTACCGTTCCTGGCAATTGGCGGTCGGCCATTGAACCTTATCTTCACAAGGGGGCGTTCGGGTATGGGACGTATCGTTTGAAAATATTGCTGGATGCCGAAGGAGAATCTGCACAGCAAATCGCCTTGCGTGTTCCCTTAATTCGTACAGCCCACACGTTGTTTGTTAACGGGGTACAGATTGGTTCGAACGGAGTTGTCTCGACAAGCGCCGGACAATACAGTCCCCAAGTAGAGCCCTATATCTCACATACGGAGATAAGCGGTTCCGAAGTGAATATTGATGTGCAGGTAGCCAACTATGATTTTGCGAATAGCGGGGGAATGATTGAACCCATTCAGATAGGCAGTATGGATGCTATATACCAATCGCAGCAGAGGAATGTGGCTTTTGAATTTGGCATTCTGGTTGTATTTGGTTTTCTGAGTATGATTTTTGGATTCATGCATTATCAGTCACCGCGAAGCGGCTGGATCTATATGTCTCTTTTTTTCATTAGCATGATGGTCACCAGCTCGTATCAGGGAACCAGATTATTATTCTGGCTTTGGCCTGACCTTACATATGCTACGGGCTTCATTGTATATTTTCTGTCCATCGTAGGCCTTACGTTCTGGATGTTTATGTTTGTCGCCTGTCAATTGGAAACGGTGATTAGACGTTGGGTGAGATACGCGGTGTACATTTTCAATGCGGCATTCATTATTTTGCTATTGATATTGCCGATTGACATGGTGTCACATCTGGTCGTGGTACTAGTGATCCAAAATGTGGCCGTGTATAGTTACTCTTTAGTGATCCTGCTTCGGAGTTTCCGAGGTGGCGATCCAGTTGCTGGACATCGGTTTTTAGCCTTTTTTATGTTTGCCGCACATAGCTGGTCCAACGTCTTATTGCAGCTCGGTCTCACCCACATGGGTGACTGGTACTTTATTCAGGTCTTTCTCTTCTCGGGTTTGTTTATCCTGATGTTTGTGCAGCAATTTGTACTGACTTATAGACGCTTGAAGCGACTATCCCTTGAGATGAAGCGTGTCGAGCGGTTCAAGAATGAATTCATGGCGAATATCTCGGATCAAATGAAGACTCCACTTCAGGCTCTGATTAGTATCGCTGATGCACGGCTTCAATCAGACCATCACCTTACAGCTGACCAGAGACAGGATCTGCAATTGCTTACATCGATGGGGTGGATGATGCGCAGCATGGTGGATGATATACTCGACTTCTCGCAAATTCGTGAGCAGCAAATATATTTGACGATCCGGTCCGTTGATTTCTATGCATTAGTGGATGAAGTGGTGGAACGTGTCCGATATATGGTATATGACCATTCCATAGTAATTACAAGCCATGTGGACAAGACATTGCCACGAGTAGCTGCCGATGAGCAACGCTTGCATCAGATTCTGGCAGGTGTGCTCCAGCATAGCTTGAAGGTTACCGTTACAGGTACCATCCAGGTTGAAGCTTCAGTAGTGAACGGGATGGTTGAAGTTCGTGTCCATATGCAGGGGGGCGCCATTTCATTGGAGCAGATCGTGCTTACCCGTGCGTTGTTCGAATCCAGGCTGGATCAGGATCATGCACATATGCATCACAATCCGGATGCTCCAGGGTTATATCTGGTCAAAGCTCTAACAGAATTGCATCATGGGAAGGTATATGTACCCGACAGTGAATCTGGAGTAATGGATATTATACTTACGCTACCGTTAAGTGCAGATTCGTCCAGAGATGAAACACAAGCTCTATTGTCGTCTATGGTTGAGCAGAAGGCGGCAGTTCAGTTGGTTGATAACCGTATTCTGAATATGTCATTGAACCGAAGTAATCGATTTATATCCAGTGTGTACCATATTATGATTATTGATGATGATGCGCTGAATTTGAATCTGCTACTGCCTATTCTGAATCTGGATGATTATCGTGTGACTGTGGTGAGAAATCCGGAAGAAATCATGCAGGGCATGCATCCATTGGATGAAATGGATCTGATTATCGTAAACCGCACGCTGTCTGGCATATCAGGTACCGTTATATGTGGCAAAATCCGTGAACAGTTCACCATGTTTGAACTACCCATTCTGTTACTGATCTCTGCATGGCAAGGGGATCGCGCGCTGGAAGCCGGATTAGCCGGGGCTAATGATTTTCTGCGCAAACCGGTGGAAGGTTCCGAACTTCGTGTCCGTGTACGTACCTTGCTACAGATGAAACGTTCCGTTGCTGAACGCATTCGCATGGAGCTGGCCTTTCTACAGGCGCAGATCAAGCCGCATTTTCTGTTCAATACTCTGAATTCCATTGCAGCACTAAGCAAAAGCAAACCTGCACAGATGAATGAACTGCTCAATGAATTGGGGAATTACCTGCGGGAAAGCTTCCGTTTTGACAACACGAATCCACTGACGCCTTTCAATCGGGAGTTAAAATTGGTGCAGTCCTATCTACATATTGAAAAGGTAAGATTTGACGATTGGCTGGACTTTAAGATTGAAGTGTTGACCTCAACAAACTTCCGAGTCCCTCCGCTGACCATTCAACCCTTGGTGGAGAATGCCGTACGTCATGGTATTATGCGACGTGCTGAGGGGGGACGCATTCTGATTCGGGTTACGCGGGATGAACAATTCATCCTGATTACGGTGAAGGATGACGGGGTAGGCATGCCGACGGAAACACTGGAACGGATTATGGAGGGGCCAACGGTCGAAGGTGGAATCGGCATCCGAAATATTGAGCGTCGACTCAAACAGCTATTCGGATGGGGACTGCTCATACATAGTTCCCTCGAACAGGGAACCGAGATTCAAGTCCGGCTTCCAATAGAAAAGGTGGGATTTCATGAAAGCGATACTGGTGGATGA
- the ltrA gene encoding group II intron reverse transcriptase/maturase — MNANRLTTPKEKVQKLQEKLGHVAKENSKRKFHALYDKVYRWDVLCEAWRRVKANKGAAGVDAMTLADVEEQGEMNFLEDCERALKEGTYHPQPVRRHYIPKKDGKQRPLGIPTVRDRVIQMATKLVIEPIFEADFEDVSFGFRPKRSAKGALERIRKACNRKGNWVIDVDIQGYFDNINQEKLMKLVQMRINDRRILKLIRKWLQAGVMEEGNERRSDLGTPQGGVISPLLANIYLNYFDRLWEKHGRGLGELTRYADDFVVICKTKKDAEHAYELIGKIMERLELTLHPIKTRIVGLWTGDEGFDFLGMHHRKTKAETSQGKVYHTTQQWLTKKAEERIQGVVKERLAPPSMRSKSFAEHVKWLNPKIQGWRNYYYTSYSQKRLAKLDWYILQRLTRWYAKKRQRRSWMSSRSEVKYIANMYGLKTLL, encoded by the coding sequence GTGAATGCCAACCGGCTAACAACACCAAAGGAAAAAGTTCAAAAACTCCAAGAAAAGCTAGGCCATGTGGCCAAGGAGAACAGCAAGCGTAAATTCCATGCCTTGTACGACAAAGTCTACCGGTGGGATGTCTTGTGCGAAGCCTGGAGACGAGTGAAAGCGAACAAGGGAGCGGCAGGTGTAGATGCCATGACGCTTGCGGATGTGGAGGAACAAGGAGAAATGAACTTCCTCGAGGACTGTGAACGAGCATTGAAAGAAGGCACCTACCATCCGCAGCCTGTACGGCGGCACTATATTCCCAAGAAAGATGGGAAGCAAAGACCGCTGGGCATACCCACCGTGCGCGACCGTGTCATACAGATGGCAACGAAACTGGTGATTGAACCTATCTTTGAAGCGGATTTTGAGGACGTATCCTTCGGATTTCGCCCGAAACGAAGTGCAAAAGGAGCGCTGGAACGAATTCGGAAAGCCTGCAACCGCAAAGGGAATTGGGTAATCGACGTCGATATCCAAGGTTACTTCGATAACATTAATCAAGAGAAGCTTATGAAATTGGTGCAGATGCGCATCAACGACAGGCGGATACTGAAATTAATACGGAAGTGGCTTCAGGCGGGAGTGATGGAAGAAGGAAACGAAAGGCGCTCCGATTTAGGAACACCGCAAGGTGGTGTGATATCACCGCTTCTGGCGAATATCTATCTGAACTATTTTGACCGACTATGGGAGAAACATGGAAGAGGTCTGGGAGAACTGACAAGGTATGCAGACGACTTTGTAGTAATCTGTAAAACCAAAAAGGATGCCGAGCATGCGTATGAACTCATAGGCAAAATTATGGAACGTCTGGAGCTAACCCTGCACCCGATCAAAACTCGCATTGTAGGTCTATGGACAGGAGACGAGGGATTCGACTTCCTAGGAATGCACCACCGAAAAACGAAAGCAGAAACGTCGCAAGGGAAGGTATATCACACCACGCAACAGTGGCTAACGAAAAAGGCGGAGGAACGTATTCAAGGGGTAGTCAAAGAAAGACTGGCTCCACCGAGTATGCGGTCGAAATCGTTCGCGGAGCATGTGAAATGGCTCAATCCGAAGATTCAAGGATGGAGAAATTATTACTACACGAGCTACAGCCAAAAGAGATTAGCTAAGTTGGACTGGTATATTCTGCAACGATTAACACGGTGGTACGCGAAGAAGAGACAACGTAGGAGTTGGATGAGTTCACGATCGGAAGTCAAGTATATTGCCAATATGTATGGATTAAAAACGCTATTGTAA
- a CDS encoding VOC family protein, whose translation MNFEVIPFLSMNGDAAAAIAFYQEFLGAKVIFKKSYKEMKEMNPGFEYPAGQDEYITHSVLEIGVNKVMIAEEAMDTERAWQLGNSTSLCIQSKDKSTIDQLYHSLMQHEGVKVLVPYEQNEFSPGYGIVRDPFGIAIQLCVTVHDF comes from the coding sequence ATGAATTTTGAAGTGATACCATTTTTATCGATGAACGGGGATGCGGCGGCAGCCATTGCTTTTTATCAGGAGTTTCTGGGCGCCAAGGTGATATTCAAGAAAAGTTATAAAGAGATGAAGGAGATGAACCCGGGCTTCGAGTACCCTGCCGGTCAAGATGAATATATTACACATTCGGTGCTGGAGATTGGGGTCAACAAGGTCATGATTGCGGAAGAAGCAATGGACACGGAGAGAGCATGGCAGCTGGGAAACAGCACATCATTATGTATCCAATCCAAGGATAAAAGTACAATCGATCAACTGTATCATTCTCTGATGCAACATGAGGGTGTGAAGGTACTGGTACCTTACGAGCAAAATGAATTCAGCCCAGGATACGGCATTGTGCGGGACCCGTTTGGTATTGCGATTCAACTGTGTGTGACGGTGCATGATTTTTGA
- a CDS encoding MFS transporter: protein MKLFYIVLALILASLNLRPPITSISPLMSTIQHDLGLSGMTASLLTTLPVLCMGIFAPFSVRISRRWRNEGAIVLALILIGLGTGLRLFVGATPLMMFTSFLSGVGIALAGPLLSSFIKQYFPNRVAAMVGIYSTAMVMGASISVGLSVPLQHALGGSWKGSLATWALLAVIALPIWLKLAYSARTERQSGKTTAVVHSPLPVKNRRAWVLTLFFGLMAAIFYSLTAWLAPAIHSHGYSQETAGNIQTLFTLISLPSTLFIPMLVHRYQRRVFWLVGCAMLELIGVLMLNLSVSPWLAAIPLGIGAGGLFPIALMLPIDETNNAQEASSWSAMTQSGGYILGALGPLAIGWLHDLTGSFVQAFYGLAIIIVLQIIVQLAIGNKKSSKVVGHEQDLKGM from the coding sequence ATGAAACTTTTCTATATTGTATTGGCGCTTATCCTGGCTTCACTAAACTTGAGACCACCCATTACATCGATTTCTCCGCTAATGAGCACCATACAGCATGATCTGGGTTTGAGCGGTATGACCGCCAGTCTGTTAACTACACTACCGGTATTATGTATGGGCATATTCGCTCCGTTCTCCGTAAGAATAAGTAGAAGGTGGAGGAATGAAGGTGCCATTGTGCTGGCTTTAATCCTTATTGGGTTAGGTACGGGATTACGATTGTTCGTGGGTGCAACCCCGTTAATGATGTTCACTTCTTTTCTGTCGGGTGTAGGGATTGCATTGGCAGGGCCGCTGTTGTCCAGCTTCATTAAGCAGTATTTTCCTAACCGAGTGGCAGCTATGGTAGGCATCTACTCTACAGCGATGGTGATGGGGGCCAGCATTAGCGTGGGACTATCGGTTCCGCTCCAGCATGCGCTGGGTGGATCTTGGAAAGGGTCTTTAGCCACGTGGGCATTACTCGCAGTCATTGCATTACCGATCTGGTTGAAATTGGCCTATTCTGCGCGCACAGAGCGACAATCCGGTAAAACTACGGCTGTAGTTCATTCACCACTTCCGGTGAAGAACAGGCGTGCCTGGGTGCTGACACTGTTCTTCGGATTGATGGCCGCGATCTTCTATTCATTAACCGCCTGGCTTGCGCCAGCCATTCATAGCCATGGATATAGCCAAGAGACTGCTGGCAACATCCAAACGTTATTTACATTGATATCACTGCCCTCAACGTTATTCATTCCCATGCTTGTACACCGGTACCAAAGACGTGTCTTCTGGCTTGTTGGATGTGCGATGTTGGAGTTAATAGGTGTCCTGATGCTGAACCTCTCTGTCAGTCCGTGGCTCGCGGCGATCCCACTCGGTATTGGCGCAGGTGGACTGTTCCCGATTGCACTCATGTTGCCGATTGATGAGACAAACAATGCTCAGGAAGCAAGTAGCTGGTCCGCTATGACTCAATCTGGTGGCTATATCTTGGGAGCACTGGGGCCGCTTGCGATTGGTTGGCTCCACGATCTGACAGGCAGTTTCGTGCAAGCATTCTATGGTTTGGCTATCATCATCGTGCTGCAGATTATCGTTCAATTGGCTATTGGCAATAAGAAAAGCTCAAAAGTTGTTGGCCATGAGCAGGATCTAAAAGGCATGTAA
- a CDS encoding YafY family protein produces the protein MKKSERMNQMLRYINQKQQFTLQDLMQEFQISKRTALRDIASLEELGAPIYVEYGRYGGYRLLQQMQLPPISFNTGELHALYFAMQALRSFSSLPFQVSFRTIHEKFMSALSDKQRQDIENIQHRVSFRHTEQIRDSEHLEFLLMAAVQNIVIQITYPDQRRSTDTGPASANHSDPEPSSSPSRTSSFTIRTIQPITLYAKRGYWYCQAYDLNKQAYRVFRCDRITSAEVSDIEPLAHVSELQAQDTHSLWEPSEQATSFKCLIDEAGVDLFQQEHFPSMQIMHVNEPGSESAQMLLVGSYEPHEIDFITRYLAGFGKSIKIMEPDTLKESLRQYYMDLLDHV, from the coding sequence ATGAAAAAATCAGAACGCATGAACCAGATGCTACGCTATATTAATCAAAAACAACAGTTCACCCTGCAAGATCTTATGCAGGAGTTCCAGATCTCCAAGCGAACCGCGTTAAGAGATATCGCTTCATTGGAAGAGTTGGGTGCGCCCATCTATGTCGAATATGGACGCTACGGCGGATACCGACTGCTGCAACAGATGCAGCTGCCTCCCATTTCGTTTAATACGGGGGAGCTTCATGCCCTTTATTTTGCGATGCAGGCCCTCCGCAGCTTCTCCAGCTTACCCTTCCAGGTTTCTTTCCGTACCATTCATGAGAAATTTATGAGCGCCTTATCCGACAAGCAACGACAGGATATTGAGAACATTCAACACCGGGTATCCTTCAGACATACGGAGCAGATTCGCGATAGCGAGCATTTGGAGTTTCTGTTAATGGCTGCAGTGCAAAATATAGTGATCCAGATTACGTATCCTGATCAACGAAGATCTACTGATACAGGGCCGGCTTCTGCAAACCATTCCGATCCTGAGCCATCGAGTTCACCATCTCGCACATCCAGCTTCACCATCCGTACCATTCAACCTATCACGCTCTATGCCAAGAGGGGCTACTGGTATTGCCAGGCCTATGATCTGAATAAACAAGCATACCGAGTGTTCCGCTGCGACCGGATCACTTCAGCTGAAGTGTCCGACATTGAACCTTTAGCTCATGTTAGTGAACTTCAAGCACAGGATACCCATTCGTTATGGGAACCATCGGAACAAGCAACTTCATTCAAGTGCCTGATTGATGAAGCCGGGGTTGACCTTTTCCAGCAAGAACATTTTCCATCTATGCAGATCATGCACGTCAATGAACCGGGAAGTGAATCGGCACAAATGCTTCTTGTCGGTTCGTATGAGCCTCATGAAATTGATTTCATCACTCGGTACCTCGCAGGATTCGGCAAATCCATTAAGATCATGGAACCGGACACGTTAAAAGAATCATTACGGCAGTACTATATGGACTTGTTAGATCATGTATAA